ACGAAATACACTTCCGGCGAATTGCCCGGCAAATACGAAATCACGCCGGCCGTGGTTTTGGGCACCACAATCTGCGGTTTTAATTTGGAGGTGCCGATGCCCGATACATTAAGCAGCCGGGCTCCCGCCGCATTCAGCTGGGCCTGCGCTTCCGTATCAAAACGAAGTTTCTTTTCAAATTCGCCGCGCGTCAAGGCGCGGCCGTCTTCCAAATTAATGTAGGAATATTCGGCTTTTTGCGGATCAAAGCGGATTAAGGCCGCGTCCATACCGCTGATGCGGTTCTGCCCGGGGAAAAACCCCGGATAAATATACACGCTGGGCGAGACGGTGCTGTGCTTGACCCGTACCCGGGCCAGCAAATCCGGAGACTCTGCCAACGTAATTTCCACCGTACAAGGGCGCGTGGCGCAGGCGGAATAGACGCAATGGGCCGACGTTAAAAACCAATTGGGGTGCAGCCGCACCGCTTGGCAGTTGTAAACGGAAACCTGGGTGTTAAAAGTTTGGTCGGTCGGCCAGGTGGCGATTTCTTTTTGAATTAAAAAAGCGTTTTCATTGATCGGCGCAGGGGCCTGCTCCAACGCCTGCAGCATCGGAGTAAAACAGAGCGAAAAAAGAAATATACAAAGTAGTCTCATATGTAAAGTCTACATAAAAAACGGTTAAATTTCCATGTTAAACGCCAGATACCAGCTTTTCATAACGTTTAAATTTAATATAATGGTTATATGATTACGACTGTTACCATTCTCGTTTTGTTTAGTTATTTACTCGGGTCCGTCCCGACCGGTTATCTGATTGCCAAACGCTCCATGGGCATTGACATCCGCGAATACGGCTCCGGCAACCCCGGGGCGGCCAACGTGTACCGCACGGTCGGCAAATGGGCGGGCATTGCCACGTTTCTCATTGACGGATTGAAAGGCTTTATTCCGGTGTGTCTGGCGCGCCACTATTGCCCGGAGAACTACTGGGTGGCCATTGCCTGCGGCGTAATTGCCATTTTAGGCCATATGTGGACGATTTACCTTAAATTCCGCGGCGGAAAAGGCGTGGCCACTTCGGCCGGCGTATTTGCCGCCTTGCTGCCGATTCCCACCGCCATCGCTTTTGCCTCGTTTGTGGTGTGTGTGGCGTTGTGGGGGCGCATTTCCATCGGTTCTATTTGCGCCTGTGTCGTGCTGCCGATTGCCAGTTTCTTTATCGGCAATCATCCGCTTTCCGTGAATTTGATGGTAACGGCCGTCAGCTTGCTGGTGATCTACAAGCATATTCCCAACATCAAACGCCTGCTCGCGCAAAAAGAACTTAAATTTGAAGACGGCGCCAAAAAGAGAAAAGAACAACATGAAAATAAATAAAATCACTGTTTTAGGGGCCGGCATTTGGGGCAGCGTAATCGCCCAGCATTTGGCTAAAAAGGGCTATAATGTGGCTCTGTGGGAATACAACGAGCACCTGCTCAATGTGCTTAAAACCATGGGCCGCCACCCCAACATCCCCAATTTTAAACTTCACGACAATATCCGCCTAACCGGTGACGTGGCGGAGGCCGTGCAGGACACCGATTTAATTATTTTTGTCATTTCTTCCAAAGCCATCCGCTCCTTCTGCCGCAAGCAGCTAAAGCCGCTTTTAAACGGGCGGGCGGTGCCGGTGGTCAGCGCCTCCAAAGGCATTGAGGACAAAACATTTAAAACCATTTGCGAACTGATTGAAGAAGAACTTCCGCAGTTAAAAGACAAAGCACTTGCCTTCTCCGGCCCCAGCTTTGCGTTGGAAGTAGCACAGGATGTGCCGACCAAAATTATGCTGGCCGGGAAAGACCCCGCCTTGGTGGATGAAATCCGTGATGTGATGAGCGGAGACCCGATCATCGTCGTTCCCGCGTCCGACCGCCGCGGCGTGGAATACGGCGGCGGCATTAAAAATGTGCTGGCTATCGGCTGCGGGGTAATAGACGGCATTGGCGACGGAGCCAACTCCAAGGCGGCGCTGATTACGCAGGCCATGCAGGAAATGAACGATATTATCGTCAGCCAAGGGGGCCAGCCGGGCACCGTTTACAGCTTGGCCGGATTTGGCGATGCGATTTTAACCGGTATGTCCGCCATCTCCCGCAACCGCCGCTTGGGCGAAAAGCTGGGCTCGGGCCTCTCGTTGGAAGAAGCCAAGAAAGAAGTGGGCACCATCGCCGAAGGCGTAAACTCCGTGCAAAGCGTATACGACATCGCACGCAAAAACAATTTAAAAACCCCGATTTTGGACGCTATTTGGCAAATTGTCTGCCAAGGCAAAAAGCCCTGGGTGCTGCTGCACGCCATGGGATTTACCAACCGGGGCAACAAATAATTTAAAATGCGTCTTTCGGGCCCGGCCCGGGGACGGTAAGGAAAGAAGAAAATGAATAAGGACGACGTAATCCGCCATTTAACCCGGCATGTGTTGGACAAGAAACAGGCCAAAATGTCGGTGGATAAAGTTTTTGAAATTATTAAACACGGTTTAAAAAGAGACGGCAAAGTAGTCATCAGCAATTTTGGCTCGTTCCATTTAAAAACCGCCCGCCCCGTTACGCGCCGCAACCCCAAAACAGGCGCCAAGGTGCAAGTGCCCGCCAAGCAAAAAGTGCGCTTTAAACCTTCGGAAAATTTGTTGAAAAAATAATCTGCTTTTCCAATAAAAAACCCCGCCACAAGGCGGGGTTTTTTAAATTCAAACGAATTTAGAGTACCTGTTTCAATTCAATCGGCAGATCCGTCTTGTCAATCCGCACGGCGCTGTGCGTATTGGTTTTTTGATCCAACCCAAAGATATTCACCCGGTAAATGACCAGCATCTTGCCGTCATTTTCCTGCACGTCCTGAATTTCAAACACTTTATCCGGCAGGTTGCTGGTGGATTCCAGCACCACCACATAATCTTTGGCAAAGTTGGCTTCCGGATATTTGCCGCGGGCGGTGCGCTTGAATTTTTTATATTCTTCCAAGTTTTTAATCACCTTCGCCTGGACGGGGGCT
The window above is part of the Elusimicrobium sp. An273 genome. Proteins encoded here:
- a CDS encoding HU family DNA-binding protein; translated protein: MNKDDVIRHLTRHVLDKKQAKMSVDKVFEIIKHGLKRDGKVVISNFGSFHLKTARPVTRRNPKTGAKVQVPAKQKVRFKPSENLLKK
- the plsY gene encoding glycerol-3-phosphate 1-O-acyltransferase PlsY; translated protein: MITTVTILVLFSYLLGSVPTGYLIAKRSMGIDIREYGSGNPGAANVYRTVGKWAGIATFLIDGLKGFIPVCLARHYCPENYWVAIACGVIAILGHMWTIYLKFRGGKGVATSAGVFAALLPIPTAIAFASFVVCVALWGRISIGSICACVVLPIASFFIGNHPLSVNLMVTAVSLLVIYKHIPNIKRLLAQKELKFEDGAKKRKEQHENK
- a CDS encoding NAD(P)H-dependent glycerol-3-phosphate dehydrogenase: MKINKITVLGAGIWGSVIAQHLAKKGYNVALWEYNEHLLNVLKTMGRHPNIPNFKLHDNIRLTGDVAEAVQDTDLIIFVISSKAIRSFCRKQLKPLLNGRAVPVVSASKGIEDKTFKTICELIEEELPQLKDKALAFSGPSFALEVAQDVPTKIMLAGKDPALVDEIRDVMSGDPIIVVPASDRRGVEYGGGIKNVLAIGCGVIDGIGDGANSKAALITQAMQEMNDIIVSQGGQPGTVYSLAGFGDAILTGMSAISRNRRLGEKLGSGLSLEEAKKEVGTIAEGVNSVQSVYDIARKNNLKTPILDAIWQIVCQGKKPWVLLHAMGFTNRGNK
- a CDS encoding trypsin-like serine protease; this translates as MRLLCIFLFSLCFTPMLQALEQAPAPINENAFLIQKEIATWPTDQTFNTQVSVYNCQAVRLHPNWFLTSAHCVYSACATRPCTVEITLAESPDLLARVRVKHSTVSPSVYIYPGFFPGQNRISGMDAALIRFDPQKAEYSYINLEDGRALTRGEFEKKLRFDTEAQAQLNAAGARLLNVSGIGTSKLKPQIVVPKTTAGVISYLPGNSPEVYFVQELQHFISPGFGVRQGNSGGGVFTRSGDLVGLVSSLLYAQDGSASFHDAEGKTLLTLRNARDFFFFTGFNGSTLNFIRNKVPNLRTVGVIPDFATPSNKKFDAIVKAEQAASLRF